GGTGTTCGATGTATGCCCGGACCATGGGAGGAGACATGCGCCCCAGGTTGATGGTGGTGGAGATTCGCTGCCGCAGGGGACGCATGGCCGGATCCTCCAGGGTGGCCAGGAGTTCTTCCTGCCCGATGAGCACCACATGCACCAGCTTGTCTGCGCCTTTTTCGAAGTTGTTCATGATGCGCACGCCTTCCAGCACTTCGGCGCTCATCAGGTGCGCTTCATCCACGATGATGAGCGTCCGCTTGCCGCTGGCGTGCAGCTCCACCAGTCGTTTTACCAGATCGCGGATGATGAACAGCCGCGTCTCATAGGTGTAGGCCACGCCCAGTTCCTGGGCGACAAACATCACGAAGTCTTTGGCCGTGGCCGGCGGTTCCACCAGCCAGATGAGTTTGATGTGTTCCGGCAGTTCCCGGACCAGCATCTGGCTCAGCGTGGTTTTGCCGGTGCCGATGGGGCCGGCCACCACCAGCAAGCCGCGGCTGGTGGTGACGAAATCCTGCATGAGATCCAGTACTTCCGCATGGCGGCCATGATCGAAAAAGAAGCCGGGATCTGGTGAGTTTTCAAAGGGCAGGGCGGAAAGCCCGAAGTAATTGGTATACATGCAACCCTCCTGCCGTCTTGATGCAACGTGCTGGCCAAGACGCGGCGTCGGTCGAACATTCGTGCAGGGACTACTGCGTCACCAGCCAGATTTCCACGCGCCGGTTGCGGGAGCGGCCCTCCAGGGTATCGTTGGGGTGCGATGGTCTGCTGGCGCCGTGGGCCGCCACGACGACGGCGGCGGGCGGCAGGCCGCCTTCGACCAGGGCGTCCGCAACGGCCTTGGCCCGGTGGTAGGAGAGGTTGATGTTGTCGCCGTACTGGTCCTTTGCCGGGCCGCTCAGGGGGGAGTCGTCGGTATGGCCTTCCACACTCACGCGAGCGCCCTGGTTCTGGAGCAGGGCGGCCAGGGCCTTGGCCACCTGCGGTTTGACGGCGTCCTGCAGCACGGCCTTGCCAGGGGCAAAGGCGCCGTCCCCAAGGGCGGCCACCAGGGAACGCGCCCGCCCCTGGGCGTCTGGCTGCGGCCCGCCAAGCAGGGTGGACTCGGCAGTGGTGAGGGCCTGACGGATATCGTCCTGCAGCGAGTACAGGCGTTCGTCGAGGGCGGAGAGCTGGGAGTGGTACGTGTCGCGATCACGCAGAAAGCGGGAAATCTGCAGCTCGGACTCGGCCAGGGCGGACTCGATTTCATCCATCTCCGCCTGGGTGTTGCTTGCCGAGTGCAGGGCGTCTTCCATGCCGCGTTTGATTTCGGCCAGGGCCGCCAGCTTGTCTGCGAGCTGCTGGCGTTGGTGCTTGGCCTGGTTCAAGGTTGCTTCCATCGCGGCCAGTTGTTCCTTGGTCACCTGCTTGCCACCGCTCGCCAGTTGCAGCGACTCTGCCTCCTGACGCAGCGGCTCCAGCTCCTTGCGCTGGGCTTCCAGGGCATCGTTGATGGCCGCCTTGTCCTTGCGCAGGGCGTCGCGGGCTTTCTCGGCCTGTTCCCGTGCCGCGCGTTTTTGGACCAGGGCCGCGGCGGCGGCCTTGTGCGTCTGGGAGATGCTCCTGCGCAGGGCCTCCAGCTCGGGCGTCAAGGCCTGGCTTTGCATGCCGGCCAGAGACGCTTCCACGCGGGCGGATTCTTCCTCGGTCCGCAGCAAGGCGGCGATGGCGTCCTCCAGGCCGGCAATGTCTGCATCCTTGGCGCTCAGGGCGGCATCAAGCTCCACCAGACGGCGCTTGCTCAGGTTCTGTTGCGCGTTGATCTTTTCGATGGATTTGGCGACGGCCGCACTGCGCTCGCGCACGATCTGCAGACTGCCCATGGCCTTGCGGCTGTCGGCGACGAGGTGTTCCTGTTCGATGATCTCGTCTTCCACAGTCAGCAGGGCTTTTTCCAGGGTCTGGCGCTCCTGCTCCAGGGCGTCGAGCTGCTCACGCAGTTTGGCGGTTTGGCCGCGTTGGGAGTGCAGGGATTCCGCCCTGGCCTTCAAGGCGGCCTGTTCCGTCTGGATGGCCTCCAGGGATGCGGAGATTTCGGCAATCTGCGTGGCGTACAGGCTGCGTTTTTCGGCCAGCCTGTTCAGCTCGTCCAGCGGGGAGTCGCCAGTGTGACGGTT
This sequence is a window from Megalodesulfovibrio gigas DSM 1382 = ATCC 19364. Protein-coding genes within it:
- a CDS encoding OmpA family protein gives rise to the protein MMMRKCVLVLSVSLFLTAGFIVYKASLEQDITALLFASAAPEATAAAAPAAPSAAAPHQAEAADEPPLDTDDVFRKVAALQMPAATKTPTLSDATSAQGNRHTGDSPLDELNRLAEKRSLYATQIAEISASLEAIQTEQAALKARAESLHSQRGQTAKLREQLDALEQERQTLEKALLTVEDEIIEQEHLVADSRKAMGSLQIVRERSAAVAKSIEKINAQQNLSKRRLVELDAALSAKDADIAGLEDAIAALLRTEEESARVEASLAGMQSQALTPELEALRRSISQTHKAAAAALVQKRAAREQAEKARDALRKDKAAINDALEAQRKELEPLRQEAESLQLASGGKQVTKEQLAAMEATLNQAKHQRQQLADKLAALAEIKRGMEDALHSASNTQAEMDEIESALAESELQISRFLRDRDTYHSQLSALDERLYSLQDDIRQALTTAESTLLGGPQPDAQGRARSLVAALGDGAFAPGKAVLQDAVKPQVAKALAALLQNQGARVSVEGHTDDSPLSGPAKDQYGDNINLSYHRAKAVADALVEGGLPPAAVVVAAHGASRPSHPNDTLEGRSRNRRVEIWLVTQ